A stretch of the Clostridium fungisolvens genome encodes the following:
- a CDS encoding nucleotidyltransferase domain-containing protein codes for MTNEILRYQKVFNSVIDRLGKNEDILAVMAFGSMVTGDLWEGSDIDIFVIVKEQQESIRNIYTEENGISVHMKLLSKENFLNFYENNVIGGYMHRILISSKLIFSKDEYITNVFNSFRYINDSEREKWNLVYLGDILKDISHCKKLIANNNIKSAYLACMRTVENFASLFLNFNGYLVSKDVVSVAINLDDNFHVILDKLVKESDDLEEAIYSALRFVEDFLEKNMRSCCSALIKYFREHKEFMSAEEIKLDVFFKGFNIHMEDILKELAYRKIIRKDFRSIKSLSGNLIGEENVYC; via the coding sequence ATGACAAATGAGATTTTGAGATATCAGAAGGTTTTTAACTCTGTTATTGATAGACTTGGAAAAAATGAGGATATCCTAGCTGTTATGGCTTTTGGAAGTATGGTTACAGGTGATCTTTGGGAAGGGTCAGACATTGATATCTTCGTGATAGTGAAGGAACAACAAGAGAGTATAAGAAATATTTATACTGAAGAAAACGGTATTTCAGTACATATGAAGCTATTAAGTAAGGAAAACTTTTTGAATTTTTATGAGAATAATGTTATAGGAGGATATATGCATAGAATACTAATATCCTCTAAATTAATATTTTCAAAGGATGAGTACATAACAAATGTTTTTAACAGCTTTAGGTATATAAACGATAGTGAAAGAGAAAAATGGAATTTAGTTTATCTGGGAGATATATTAAAAGATATAAGCCACTGTAAGAAATTAATTGCTAATAACAATATAAAATCAGCTTATTTGGCTTGCATGAGAACTGTTGAAAATTTTGCGAGCTTATTTCTAAATTTTAATGGTTACTTAGTAAGTAAAGATGTAGTAAGCGTTGCGATAAATTTGGATGATAACTTTCACGTTATTTTAGACAAACTTGTTAAAGAATCTGATGATTTGGAAGAGGCTATATATAGCGCTTTAAGATTTGTTGAAGATTTTTTAGAAAAAAATATGAGAAGCTGCTGTAGTGCATTGATAAAATATTTTAGAGAACATAAAGAATTTATGAGCGCTGAAGAGATAAAGTTAGATGTGTTTTTTAAAGGATTTAATATACATATGGAAGATATTTTAAAAGAATTAGCATATAGGAAAATTATAAGAAAAGATTTTAGAAGTATAAAAAGCCTTTCTGGAAACTTAATAGGTGAGGAAAATGTATATTGCTAA
- the hflX gene encoding GTPase HflX, which translates to MIYGNVEGVKNSILNELESIYDYKVPKYSVCIEEIVNKIAEITTILEREVSVAIDRKGSVVSVAIGDSTSVEMPLIDISEKKLSGVRIIHTHPNGASNLSALDLSALLKLKLDCIVAIGVSEGKVTDLSLGFCFVENDKLITEEETNLSVETVLNMNILDRINHIEDIIKSNNVIEDYTEKAIIVGCDSEDSLDELEELTSACDIPVITRVFQNRNKIDVAYFIGSGKVAEIAMLRQTYRANLIIFDDELSGSQVRNLEEAIGTKVIDRTTLILEIFARRAKTREAKIQVELAQLKYRLTRLGGLGTVLSRTGGGIGTRGPGEKKLETDRRHIREEIYDLSSELKKIKKNRETQREKRNKQNIPQISLVGYTNAGKSTLRNSLCDLASSRDTLNKEKVFEADMLFATLDTTTRAITLLDNRVATLTDTVGFVRKLPHDLVEAFKSTLEEVIFSDILCHVVDAASSYAQEQIYAVEEVLAELGVREKPIILVLNKIDKTTNDVIEELRKNNSQYEIIEISARNKINLDGLLKEIGKQLPSKMRDIEVLVPYSDQHMVAFLHRNGKVLEEEYKEDGTYIKATVDEEIYNKSKSYELQH; encoded by the coding sequence ATGATATATGGAAACGTTGAAGGCGTAAAAAATAGCATATTAAATGAACTAGAGAGTATTTATGACTATAAGGTGCCTAAGTACTCTGTTTGTATAGAAGAAATAGTAAATAAAATAGCAGAAATTACCACTATATTAGAGAGAGAAGTAAGTGTTGCTATTGATAGAAAAGGATCAGTTGTGAGTGTAGCAATCGGTGACAGTACATCCGTTGAGATGCCGCTAATTGATATAAGCGAAAAAAAATTATCTGGTGTAAGAATAATACATACTCATCCAAATGGTGCTTCAAATCTATCAGCGTTAGATTTATCTGCTTTGCTTAAGTTAAAACTTGATTGTATAGTAGCAATAGGGGTATCAGAAGGGAAAGTTACTGATTTATCCTTAGGTTTTTGCTTTGTTGAAAACGACAAACTCATAACTGAAGAAGAAACAAATCTCTCAGTTGAAACTGTTTTGAACATGAATATATTAGATAGAATTAATCATATAGAAGATATTATTAAGTCTAATAATGTAATAGAAGATTATACTGAAAAAGCTATTATTGTTGGCTGTGATAGTGAAGATAGTTTAGATGAACTTGAAGAGTTAACTAGTGCATGTGACATCCCTGTTATAACTAGGGTTTTCCAGAATAGAAACAAAATAGACGTTGCGTATTTTATAGGTAGTGGAAAAGTGGCTGAAATAGCTATGTTAAGACAGACTTATAGAGCTAATTTAATAATATTTGATGATGAACTATCTGGATCTCAAGTTAGAAACCTTGAGGAAGCCATAGGGACTAAGGTTATAGATAGAACAACTCTTATATTGGAGATATTTGCTAGAAGAGCTAAAACAAGAGAAGCAAAGATCCAAGTAGAATTGGCTCAACTTAAATATAGACTTACAAGGCTTGGAGGATTAGGCACTGTTTTATCTAGAACTGGTGGAGGTATTGGTACTAGGGGACCTGGAGAGAAGAAGTTGGAGACTGATAGAAGACATATAAGGGAAGAAATCTATGATCTATCTAGCGAACTTAAAAAGATTAAGAAAAATAGAGAAACTCAAAGAGAGAAGAGAAACAAGCAAAATATACCTCAAATTTCTTTAGTAGGGTACACTAATGCTGGGAAATCAACTCTTAGAAATTCTCTTTGCGACCTAGCTTCTTCTAGAGATACATTGAATAAAGAAAAGGTATTTGAAGCTGATATGCTTTTTGCAACCTTGGATACCACTACAAGAGCTATTACACTTTTAGATAATAGAGTAGCTACCCTTACTGATACAGTAGGATTTGTAAGAAAGTTGCCTCATGATTTGGTAGAAGCCTTCAAATCTACTTTGGAGGAAGTTATATTTTCAGATATATTGTGTCATGTAGTTGATGCAGCATCTTCCTATGCTCAGGAGCAAATTTATGCAGTTGAAGAGGTGCTGGCAGAACTTGGTGTGAGAGAAAAACCAATAATATTAGTATTGAACAAGATTGATAAAACAACTAATGATGTAATAGAAGAATTAAGAAAAAATAACTCTCAATATGAAATAATCGAAATATCAGCTAGAAATAAGATTAATTTAGATGGTCTTTTAAAAGAAATAGGTAAACAACTACCAAGTAAAATGAGAGATATAGAAGTTCTAGTTCCCTACTCTGATCAACATATGGTAGCTTTTCTTCATAGAAACGGAAAGGTTCTTGAAGAAGAATATAAAGAGGATGGTACCTATATAAAAGCTACAGTGGATGAGGAGATTTATAATAAAAGTAAGAGTTACGAACTGCAACATTAA
- the hpt gene encoding hypoxanthine phosphoribosyltransferase has protein sequence MEDKNRNILFSEEQISARIKEIGKVITEDYKGKNLYVLSLLRGSFIFAADLVRNIDTNAKIGFMTTSSYGHSEETTGVVKVVNDIPDNIEGYDVLIVDDIVDSGITMDFVVNHVKKFGASSVKTCVLLDKPSRRKVSIEPNYCCFQIEDVFVVGYGLNYGDYYRNVPYVFNWEEK, from the coding sequence ATGGAGGATAAAAACCGTAATATACTTTTTAGTGAAGAACAAATTTCAGCTAGAATAAAAGAAATAGGTAAAGTTATAACAGAAGATTATAAAGGTAAGAACCTATATGTTTTATCTTTATTAAGAGGTAGCTTTATATTTGCTGCTGATTTAGTTAGAAATATAGATACAAATGCAAAAATAGGTTTTATGACTACTTCAAGCTATGGACATTCAGAAGAAACTACCGGTGTAGTAAAAGTGGTTAATGATATTCCTGATAATATAGAAGGATATGATGTATTAATAGTTGATGATATAGTTGATTCAGGTATCACTATGGACTTCGTTGTAAATCATGTTAAGAAGTTTGGCGCTTCATCTGTAAAGACTTGTGTGCTATTAGATAAACCTTCAAGAAGAAAGGTATCTATAGAACCTAATTACTGCTGTTTCCAGATCGAAGATGTTTTTGTAGTTGGTTATGGACTTAACTACGGAGATTACTATAGAAATGTTCCTTACGTATTTAACTGGGAAGAAAAATAA
- the yunB gene encoding sporulation protein YunB → MKKIRTSKYKKLKIIIISCSLVIISTFTCFIYYFDKIITPTVMVVANAEMRSKATEIINQNILEVYSEKFNYDDIIRVDKDNDGNIVMLKADTVKMSAIASEVALKSQKELNSIGSVGIKLPLGYITQSNIMSYWGPKITVKMEPLGRIETKYSSDFETAGINQTRHKIYIEVYTKMKVIIPLEHDEVEVKNQIPIAETVIVGKIPRTSIDLNMDGIKK, encoded by the coding sequence GTGAAAAAAATTAGGACAAGCAAATATAAAAAATTAAAAATAATAATAATTTCATGTTCACTTGTAATCATATCCACTTTTACCTGTTTTATATACTATTTCGATAAAATTATTACTCCAACGGTTATGGTAGTGGCAAATGCTGAAATGAGATCTAAAGCTACAGAAATAATAAACCAAAATATATTAGAGGTTTATTCAGAAAAATTTAATTATGATGACATAATAAGAGTGGACAAGGATAATGATGGGAATATAGTAATGCTGAAGGCTGATACTGTAAAAATGAGTGCCATTGCTTCTGAGGTTGCATTGAAGTCCCAAAAAGAACTTAATTCCATCGGATCAGTTGGCATAAAACTACCGTTAGGCTATATAACCCAAAGCAACATAATGTCATACTGGGGACCAAAGATTACAGTTAAAATGGAACCTTTGGGAAGAATAGAAACAAAATACTCTTCTGATTTTGAAACCGCAGGAATAAATCAAACCAGACACAAAATTTATATTGAAGTTTATACTAAGATGAAAGTAATAATTCCACTGGAACATGATGAGGTAGAAGTGAAAAATCAAATACCTATAGCTGAAACAGTAATAGTAGGAAAAATTCCAAGAACATCTATAGATTTAAATATGGATGGAATAAAAAAATAA
- a CDS encoding transglycosylase domain-containing protein, giving the protein MAEKKKKNINNKRKKKKKSRKVLRIFLFSFLFLILSAFVVGGGYVYAIVKNAPELNVNNVLSLSQQSRIYDNKEQLMDNVQTDVQRIVVPSDDIPQSLKDAFVSIEDERFYEHKGIDAQRILGAIYIDAKNIVTGKRGLHGASTLTQQLLKNTILTNDVTPQRKITEMYLALKLEGLLTKQQILEAYLNTIPLGGQVYGVEAASLKYFGQSVKDKKLTLVQCAYLAGMNQAPSYYDAFSPQNQKNPASYRNRTKTVLSKMLERQTITQAQYDQAIKDVDAGNFGFQQKTSVTEKMNFEWFSRPVIQQVKNDLMQKYKYSEAEASKMLTNGGLKIYTTMDRDLQQATQQILDDSNNFNLSNNKTEYYESGSYKWPKLQASATIMDYKTGQVKAMVGGRGNQPPMSINRAYSTAGLRSVGSATKPLTVYGPAIDMKLMTPASPEEDTPLPEEISKKYPTVNGKLWNPKNEDDTYKGTISLRDALKYSRNPVAVKIEDAIGTNVGLSYGEKFGLKYNKASKSSIATLALGQFNNDPKDRDGGNSYIMAAAYGTFGNSGVYTEPILYTTVKDATGKVILDKTPETKKILSPQSAYVMYDLLKGPVSWSSAPAKFGDIPVAGKTGTTTDNKDLWFSGLTPYLSGAVWVGYDQPTTLHGFSGSAVSPIWGKIMAVAHQGLQYKEIDTPSGIVKASVCIDSGKSPTDLCSKDSRGNRVVQDIFIDGTQPTALCDVHVTAKVNKANGKLATDNTPANLIEERVFVKNSTQAGIGLPTEQDDTKPVIPATDNNTNENNTTTNNNSGATNGNTGTTNGSNNTNSNSTNNNTNNNSWTPATGNTTGSSNH; this is encoded by the coding sequence ATGGCAGAGAAGAAGAAAAAGAATATAAATAACAAACGTAAAAAGAAGAAGAAGTCTAGGAAAGTACTTAGAATATTTCTATTTTCATTTTTATTTTTAATATTATCGGCATTTGTAGTTGGTGGTGGTTACGTTTATGCAATCGTAAAGAACGCACCTGAATTAAACGTAAATAACGTTCTTTCACTTAGTCAACAATCCCGTATATATGATAATAAGGAACAGTTAATGGATAATGTTCAAACTGACGTTCAACGTATCGTCGTACCTTCCGATGATATTCCTCAATCACTTAAGGATGCCTTTGTCTCAATTGAAGATGAAAGATTTTATGAACACAAAGGAATTGATGCCCAAAGAATACTTGGAGCTATTTACATTGATGCAAAGAATATAGTTACAGGAAAAAGAGGACTTCATGGTGCATCCACTTTAACACAACAATTACTTAAGAACACTATTTTAACTAATGATGTTACACCTCAAAGAAAAATAACTGAAATGTATTTAGCATTAAAATTAGAAGGACTTTTAACTAAACAACAAATATTAGAAGCCTATCTAAACACAATTCCATTAGGTGGACAGGTATACGGAGTTGAAGCTGCTTCACTTAAATACTTTGGTCAAAGTGTAAAGGACAAAAAATTAACTTTGGTTCAGTGTGCATACCTTGCAGGTATGAATCAAGCACCTTCATACTATGATGCATTTTCGCCACAAAACCAAAAGAACCCTGCATCTTATCGTAATAGAACAAAGACTGTTCTATCTAAGATGTTAGAGAGACAAACAATAACCCAAGCTCAATACGATCAGGCAATTAAAGATGTTGATGCAGGAAACTTTGGATTCCAACAAAAAACAAGTGTTACTGAGAAAATGAATTTTGAATGGTTCTCAAGACCTGTTATACAACAAGTAAAGAATGATTTGATGCAAAAATATAAATATTCTGAGGCTGAAGCTTCAAAAATGCTGACTAATGGTGGTTTAAAAATATATACTACAATGGACAGAGATCTTCAACAAGCTACCCAACAAATACTTGATGACAGCAATAACTTTAATTTATCAAACAATAAAACCGAATATTATGAATCTGGAAGTTACAAATGGCCTAAACTTCAAGCTTCTGCTACTATAATGGATTATAAAACTGGCCAAGTTAAAGCTATGGTAGGTGGTAGAGGCAATCAACCTCCTATGAGTATAAACAGAGCCTACAGCACTGCTGGACTTCGTTCAGTAGGTTCTGCAACAAAACCACTTACTGTATACGGACCTGCAATCGACATGAAATTAATGACACCTGCAAGTCCTGAGGAAGATACTCCTTTACCTGAAGAAATAAGCAAAAAATATCCTACTGTCAATGGCAAGCTTTGGAACCCTAAGAATGAAGATGATACTTATAAAGGAACTATATCTCTTAGAGATGCTCTTAAATACTCAAGGAACCCTGTAGCAGTAAAGATTGAAGACGCTATAGGAACAAATGTAGGACTATCCTATGGTGAAAAGTTTGGTCTTAAATACAACAAGGCATCAAAATCAAGTATAGCAACTCTAGCTTTAGGTCAGTTTAACAATGATCCAAAGGATAGAGACGGTGGAAACAGCTATATAATGGCTGCAGCCTATGGAACTTTCGGTAATTCAGGTGTATACACTGAACCGATTTTATATACTACCGTTAAAGATGCTACTGGTAAAGTAATACTTGATAAGACACCTGAAACCAAAAAGATATTGTCACCTCAATCTGCATATGTGATGTATGATTTGCTAAAAGGCCCTGTTAGCTGGTCCTCTGCTCCAGCAAAGTTTGGAGATATACCAGTTGCTGGTAAGACAGGTACTACTACTGATAATAAAGATTTATGGTTCTCTGGGTTAACACCTTACTTGTCTGGAGCTGTATGGGTAGGTTATGACCAACCAACTACTCTTCATGGTTTTAGTGGATCAGCAGTTTCACCAATTTGGGGTAAAATCATGGCTGTAGCTCATCAGGGATTACAATATAAAGAGATCGACACCCCTTCAGGAATTGTGAAGGCTTCGGTTTGTATAGACTCTGGAAAATCCCCTACTGATTTATGCAGCAAAGATTCTAGAGGCAACAGAGTTGTGCAGGATATATTTATAGATGGCACTCAACCTACAGCACTATGCGATGTTCATGTAACAGCTAAAGTAAATAAAGCTAATGGTAAACTTGCCACAGACAATACACCTGCTAACTTGATTGAGGAAAGAGTATTTGTTAAGAATTCAACTCAAGCAGGAATAGGCTTACCAACGGAGCAGGATGATACAAAACCTGTAATTCCAGCTACAGATAATAATACAAATGAAAATAACACTACCACTAATAACAACAGTGGCGCAACCAATGGAAATACAGGAACAACTAACGGTTCCAATAATACCAACTCAAATTCTACTAATAACAATACGAATAATAACTCTTGGACTCCAGCTACTGGCAACACTACTGGAAGTTCAAATCACTAA
- a CDS encoding IS3 family transposase (programmed frameshift), translating into MSKHTLEVKLKVVNDVLEKGMSVNSVAKSLPTAKVVVQRWVALYEKFGVEGLSMKSGTYTGDFKVHVIEYIHKNNLSLFQGAVHFGIPNGSTVGVWERIYLEYGPEALYRDNRGRKAKMKKDKFKKPNTDNSQNEDLIAEVQRLRMENEYLKKFECLSSSQGKISEKDKVVVIRELRHKYKLADLLEIANIPRSTFYYRIKSMEKSDKYDVVKSCIVQIFHENKGRYGYRRITLELHNRGYIVNHKTVQRLMKQLCLKCMVRIKKYRSYRGKIGKIAPNLLSRNFKANRPNEKWVTDVTEFAVFGKKLYLSPILDLYNGEIISYNLSERPTFHQTVDMLKKAFEKIPDDIELILHSDQGWQYQMNKYQKMLKEKGIKQSMSRKGNCLDNSVMENFFGLLKTELLYLQEFESIDHFIEELVSYIDYYNNNRIKIKLKGLSPVQYRIQSLKIA; encoded by the exons ATGTCTAAACATACTTTAGAAGTTAAACTGAAAGTGGTGAATGATGTATTAGAAAAAGGTATGTCAGTCAATTCTGTAGCAAAATCACTCCCTACAGCAAAAGTTGTAGTTCAAAGATGGGTTGCGCTTTATGAGAAATTTGGAGTAGAAGGACTTTCTATGAAGTCTGGAACATATACTGGTGATTTTAAAGTTCATGTTATAGAATATATCCATAAGAATAATTTATCTCTATTCCAAGGGGCTGTTCATTTTGGGATTCCAAATGGTTCAACCGTAGGTGTTTGGGAACGGATATATCTCGAGTATGGTCCCGAAGCTCTGTATAGAGATAACAGAGGGAGGAAGGCAAAAATGAAAAAGGATAAGTTTAAAAAGCCTAATACTGATAACTCACAAAATGAAGATTTAATTGCTGAGGTTCAACGCCTTCGAATGGAGAATGAGTACCTAAAAAAAT TTGAATGCCTTAGTTCAAGCCAGGGAAAAATCAGCGAAAAAGACAAAGTAGTTGTTATTAGAGAATTAAGGCATAAATATAAGTTAGCTGATTTATTAGAAATTGCAAACATTCCTCGCAGCACGTTCTACTATCGTATAAAAAGCATGGAGAAATCTGATAAATACGATGTTGTTAAGTCCTGTATCGTCCAGATTTTCCATGAGAATAAAGGTAGATATGGATACAGGAGAATTACTTTAGAACTGCACAATAGAGGATATATTGTAAATCATAAAACTGTTCAAAGACTGATGAAGCAGTTATGTTTAAAGTGTATGGTTCGTATTAAGAAGTACAGGTCATACCGAGGCAAAATCGGCAAGATTGCCCCAAACTTGTTATCGCGTAACTTCAAAGCTAATAGACCTAATGAGAAGTGGGTTACTGACGTGACCGAATTCGCTGTCTTTGGAAAAAAGCTATATCTTTCGCCAATCCTTGACTTGTACAACGGAGAAATAATAAGTTATAACTTATCCGAAAGGCCTACATTTCATCAAACAGTTGATATGCTTAAAAAGGCCTTTGAGAAGATTCCTGATGACATAGAATTGATACTACACTCAGATCAGGGATGGCAATATCAAATGAATAAATATCAAAAGATGCTAAAGGAAAAAGGTATTAAGCAAAGTATGTCGCGAAAAGGTAACTGTCTTGATAACTCAGTTATGGAAAACTTCTTTGGATTACTGAAAACAGAGTTGCTATATCTACAGGAATTTGAAAGTATAGATCACTTTATAGAAGAGTTAGTATCTTATATAGATTATTATAATAATAATCGTATTAAGATAAAATTAAAAGGACTGAGTCCTGTTCAATACAGGATTCAGTCTCTAAAAATAGCTTAA
- a CDS encoding DUF2721 domain-containing protein produces the protein MKLELTTPALLFTAISLLISAYTSRFATLAQLLRQLDLQYRKTPERRILAQMKNLNKRVRLIKYMQTMGVFSFFLCVLSMLALFLNKQVIGQITFGISLVALLISLLLSLLELQISVNAIVYQLEDLTEMSNKIDDKNKTE, from the coding sequence TTGAAGCTTGAACTTACAACACCAGCATTACTTTTTACAGCGATTTCTCTTCTTATATCTGCCTATACTAGCAGGTTTGCTACATTAGCCCAACTGCTTAGACAACTAGACCTACAGTATAGAAAGACACCAGAAAGGCGAATTTTAGCACAAATGAAGAATCTAAATAAAAGGGTAAGACTTATTAAATACATGCAAACTATGGGGGTATTTAGTTTCTTTTTATGTGTTTTATCGATGTTAGCATTATTTTTAAATAAACAAGTTATAGGGCAGATAACTTTTGGCATAAGCTTGGTGGCGCTTCTAATATCATTACTGCTTTCACTGTTAGAACTACAGATATCAGTAAATGCTATAGTATACCAATTGGAAGATTTGACTGAGATGAGTAATAAAATAGATGATAAAAATAAAACTGAATAG
- a CDS encoding GNAT family N-acetyltransferase — protein MKISDLYRRDGKLVYIKQPKFEELNYVKKLWCDYETMKDVGGVFAFQEDKWGNFYKKMVMPTDGKNFYCLIFNKEDIPVGEVSFHGYDSATKIARFNLKVESSHRGQGYGAEATKLILEYFFYEFGGLVIMDTVSNKKSQESFLKLGFEAVARHGNDITFKLTKEKFLVEENCENKNVSIMVLEGADLLSISGPIEIFSLANKIHDKNIFYVNTIGIEEGMVETSSGFKLSANSALSQIDCPNILIIPSGKYNEDILNNEKISDFLKRCYYECEMVLVIDSGIMLLAKSNLISDMPIAVHSKLRNKIQEICPKVKIVNKSMVDNGRVMIGSSIMSSLDICINAIKKLLGEEKVVEIINHMENK, from the coding sequence ATGAAGATTAGTGATTTATATAGAAGAGATGGAAAATTAGTTTATATAAAGCAACCAAAGTTTGAAGAATTAAATTATGTAAAGAAGTTATGGTGTGATTATGAAACCATGAAGGATGTAGGGGGAGTGTTTGCATTCCAAGAAGATAAATGGGGAAATTTTTATAAGAAAATGGTCATGCCTACAGATGGAAAAAATTTTTACTGCTTAATTTTTAATAAGGAAGATATACCAGTGGGGGAGGTAAGCTTTCATGGTTATGACTCAGCAACAAAAATTGCTAGATTTAATCTAAAGGTAGAGTCAAGTCATAGGGGACAAGGCTATGGAGCTGAAGCTACAAAACTTATTTTAGAGTATTTTTTCTATGAGTTTGGTGGTCTTGTTATTATGGATACAGTTTCAAACAAGAAATCTCAGGAATCTTTTTTAAAGTTAGGCTTTGAAGCTGTTGCAAGGCATGGAAATGATATAACTTTTAAATTAACAAAAGAAAAATTTCTTGTAGAAGAGAACTGTGAAAATAAAAATGTATCAATCATGGTCTTAGAAGGTGCAGATCTACTAAGTATAAGTGGACCGATTGAGATATTTTCTTTAGCTAATAAAATACATGACAAAAATATATTCTATGTTAATACAATTGGAATAGAGGAAGGGATGGTAGAAACTTCTAGTGGTTTTAAGCTTTCTGCGAACTCAGCTCTTTCTCAAATTGACTGCCCAAACATACTTATTATACCAAGTGGAAAATATAACGAAGATATTTTGAATAATGAAAAAATAAGTGATTTTTTGAAGAGATGCTATTATGAATGTGAGATGGTTTTAGTAATAGATTCTGGTATAATGTTACTTGCAAAGTCGAATTTGATAAGCGATATGCCTATAGCTGTGCACTCTAAGTTAAGAAACAAAATTCAAGAGATCTGTCCGAAGGTTAAGATTGTTAACAAATCAATGGTTGATAACGGAAGAGTAATGATAGGATCAAGTATAATGAGTAGTTTAGATATTTGCATTAATGCGATAAAAAAGCTGTTAGGTGAAGAAAAGGTAGTGGAAATAATAAATCATATGGAAAATAAGTAG
- a CDS encoding helix-turn-helix domain-containing protein encodes MQIGEKIRRLRIEKQLTQEELANRCELSKGFISQLENDLTSPSIATLMDILEILGTNLTEFFSDDSNEKITFTYDDMFETESEELKYKLMWLVPNAQKNAMEPIMITLNPGGRYVEEEPHEGEEFGFVLCGTINLHLGDRKVKLKKGESFYFKPKANHFISNCGKTEAKVIWVSTPPSF; translated from the coding sequence ATGCAAATTGGAGAAAAGATTCGAAGATTAAGAATTGAAAAGCAACTCACACAAGAAGAACTTGCAAATAGATGTGAACTATCAAAAGGTTTTATATCTCAGCTGGAAAATGACCTAACGTCCCCTTCAATTGCGACGCTAATGGATATTCTTGAAATTCTCGGGACAAATCTAACAGAATTTTTCAGTGATGATTCAAATGAAAAAATCACCTTTACATATGATGACATGTTTGAAACTGAAAGTGAAGAACTGAAGTATAAGCTTATGTGGCTAGTTCCAAATGCACAGAAAAATGCAATGGAACCAATAATGATTACTCTTAATCCAGGTGGACGATATGTAGAAGAAGAACCCCATGAAGGAGAAGAATTTGGTTTTGTTTTATGTGGAACTATTAATCTTCACCTTGGTGACAGAAAAGTAAAGTTAAAAAAGGGGGAGAGTTTTTACTTCAAACCTAAGGCAAATCATTTCATCTCAAATTGTGGTAAAACAGAGGCTAAGGTTATTTGGGTAAGTACTCCTCCTTCATTCTAA